Proteins encoded within one genomic window of Bombus huntii isolate Logan2020A unplaced genomic scaffold, iyBomHunt1.1 ctg00000074.1, whole genome shotgun sequence:
- the LOC126876424 gene encoding venom serine protease Bi-VSP-like, with protein sequence MWRDPNVVGVAFQKKRKKSKGVQNFSRSRTVNTGGAWPWIVALGFRNPRNPDKPLWKCGGSLISARHVLTAAHCAHMDGIENIHNHNIVILRLVEEVPFSRYVYPICTKEPLRKSNFVGYNPLVAGSGALRYRRPRRNALMEVQMPVIKNAECKIAYSKFPNAPDITDGIICAEHAQGGEDSCTADRGGPLLIQHELTSYLIGIVSYAYKCGTAGYPSVYTRVTSYLDFILQAMQ encoded by the exons atgtggcgtgatccgaacgtagtgggggtcgccttccagaaaaaacgaaaaaaatcgaaaggcgttcagaacttttcgagaagtcgaaccgtcaacacaggtg gcgcttggccatggatcgttgcattaggttttcgtaatccccgaaacccagacaaaccactatggaagtgcggaggttccctgatatcggctaggcatgttttgaccgcagcacattgtgcacatatggatggaatagaaaacatacacaatcataatattgtcattcttagattggtggaggaggtgccattttcga ggtacgtatatcccatttgtacgaaagagcccctacgaaagagcaacttcgtcggctataacccccttgttgctggatcgggagcattaagatata gacgaccacgacgtaatgcattaatggaagtacaaatgccagtgattaagaacgccgaatgcaaaatagcttattccaaatttcctaatgcacctgatatcactgatggtataatatgcgccgaacatgctcagggtggagaggattcttgtacg gctgaccgcggcggaccactgctgatacaacatgaattaacctcgtatttaataggtattgtgtcttatgcttataagtgcggcacagctgggtatcccagcgtttacactagggtcacatcgtaccttgacttcattctccaagcgatgcaataa